The window cttctctttgatttttttcttggAGAATaggaatatatggagttggagttagggttgccggaggtccagggggcccacaagcatCCCCCTCTAGTATATCTTTCCGCCGGTTTTTTTATATAtttcataaaaattctccgtaaattttcaggtcaatccaAGACCTTTGATTTCTGtgcaaaaacaacaccatggccattctgctgaaaacatcgtcagtccgggttagtttcattaaaatcatgcaaattagagtccaaaataagagcaaaagtgtttggaaaagtagatacgacggagacgtatcagtgtccTCCAATCATTCATCTCTCCCCCACTTATTCCAATTGCGAGCCCTTGTGAATTCCAATAAGTTGAGGCCATGCCAACTTGTAGGTTGTAATCTGTAAGAATATGGATGTAACCATAGCCATTACTGGTACAAATAAATTTCCATTCATTTCTTTCTGTTTTTCGTACAACAATTCACTCACTTTATTTCTATTGCAAAATGTTCAAAGGAATAGAAATTACACCATCAGGCTTGAGAAGCCAAAGAGGGAGACCCACCCCCAAGAGAATGAGCATAGTGAGCTAGATTATGTGCTTCATAATTGGAGCACATTTCTTCATGGGCACAAGAGACTTCCTGAAACTCTGGCAGATATACCTTGATCTCGCCAATAATAATAGCATTGCATCCAACTGAGTTCTCTTTAATGTAACTGACGATTGCGAAACAATACGGAACACTTCGCAGTCGATGAATGGATAAGTCACCAGCATTGCGCCAAAACAAGCGCCTCACAACATGCTAAAGCTCCAAGGTCATCATTTTAGTTAGCGATGGAAACACTATAACCAAATATCCAAAATAGTTGCCATTACGACCACAAAACACAAGTATCACCTCCACTTGATACATCACCATCAATATTTAACTTAGCAATCCCATGCGGCGAATGAACCCATTTCTAGGTTATCCATTTTATCTAAATTTTCATATTCACGTGAATCGGTTGTGCATACCCTAGGTctaatgtaacatcccaaattttcaatttggtatgttatacatagatcatcattgcatatcatattttattgcattttgacaaatcctcgataaatcctaagcaactcaaggacctcggagagagttggggattttctcgaattttcatatttgattttcatcaaattataaaacgaggattttggttttaataatttttctctccggaaaaatatttcatttttaaaataaatgagaggagaaaatatgacttctccaaaacaattgaaatactggaggaaaagtgtttaaaacatttattggaatttattcggattttatttgcaattttattgcattataaaaatagtgcatgttttcaaaaatttattttgtgtcaaaaaaatattcaccctattctagattttctaactagacggggaaaatttgttttatcttttctggacttttatttatttttctacgaatttttccgcggaacgtatttaacaaaaaattcgccgcgcccgactgggccgagcccagcagagccaggccgccggcccgcccgccgtctccttccccgcgacgacgcccgccgccgcccggtgTCCATGGCGAGCACGGGAACcccggtgcccccttccccaagccgccgaacccccccttctatatatactccccctgcctcctcctctcaccccgccgcccgcacccgaaccccgccgccgcccgcgccggaaGCCCGCCCCggacgcccgcgccgccgccgccttgcgccgtcgccgcccctcgccgaccccgccgccggagccgcccctcgccgcccgaccccgccgccctcgccgcccctcgccggagcacgggagccccgccggagctctgTCCCGAGGAGGTAGACCTCGCCTCGTTTTGCcggttttgtttttttttaaaacccctagatcggtttttttcggttttgttattttgtgaacgttcaccgaaccgttcgttttaacgaacgcgttcatcggtttttctctgttaacgaacgtccgttctttaaccgttcgtccgtttttctttttccgtcggattttccgcgattttctcagattcgatttctgatcgaatcttcgtttttgtttaacttttcgctcgtttatcggaatcaggcgattcaagcgcctagagtttcgtctcgaaattctctttccgtttaacctactcaaacaagtttttgctactgtaaaatttgacctagatccagattagtaaacgaagcttgtttctttcgccgtttgactttcgttgctttgttctagttgattctttttgcaaaccggagttcttaagttgaactttctggttggatctttcattcgagttttacctgtgcgttagatgagtactgactgtctgcttgtttgtttgcgatagagtacccggagtgtgccgcttgttacttcgaatcgctaggtttcgcggatcatcagcaaggcaagtaacactttgatcatactttccatacccagttttattgcattagatctattcctcaaacacttgcatggttaggatctaattaaattgtgggttttgggaagtagttgaggtagtacctattacctgttcttttatcaaacccttgggagttacttctacgttgccattatatttccatgctatgctcgtagacgtggattgggtttgagagatattcatgacagatgtgagattgttattaatggtttacctaaggtggcaactaaaactcacatctgggtggattgaggcacctggagaatccagtgttgtctgtttgtataaggaccgccacccaggctcaaagggatcataagattattcatgctggaaacttccgtgtgcagccgcaagctattatgggctctagcatagttgagtaagttgtgggaaacctttccatgatgggctagcagatgtaggggattgtaggtgtaccggcctatctatcggttaaggggacctcttcggaaagactgtgtctcgatcatccgtttctcaaacatcatgcagtgcgagaatcaagcggaggcgatcgagtcttgtggggaaaagtgcacaaacctctgcagagtgtacaaactaatcatggttagccgtgtccccggttatggacaacttgagtatctagtacctggattatcatttgaatctcatcaccatgttactttaattaattttgttgggttaatgatgacttcttaattgggattgagatgctgtcaaccatctcaatgtttcacaaccaccatgatagttaaataaaatttattcctttgaagtagggaaaaattggcttttcgcataaaacttaaccatagagctttccaccagccatatatgcatgtagtatagcattattattgttcattactctctatgtgttactttgccagcatattctatgtgctgacccgtttttgggctgcaacgtttcatgttgcagacttttcagacgacgagtaaggtgccttaggtcgtggtcttatactcagtgatgccgctggagttgatggactcacttatcttccaagtcttccgctgttatcgtttttagatggccttaagccatatttatcatacttaatctctttggagatattcgatgtaataagtgtgtgattgctactctgttataaatcctccatttgtactgtgcgtgtcagcattactgatccagggatgacactggtgcacagcagcacagaccatttgaggtctggtcgctacatctaATATGAATCATAGGATGAAAGTATGAGTGCAGAGAGGTGACTGGAACTCTCCTTCATTGATCTTCTAGAATTGGTCATTGTCTGTCACCTCACCTTAATGACCAAGGAATTAAATCTTTCGACGAATATGAATCCGACACCCAAGGTCGATTCCAGAGGGTCACTGTAGAATCTTTTATATGCAACACACTAGTAACCGTGCATCCATAAAACATCTtcaactaaaataagtaaagtgTGCAAGTTTGTTCTTTTCACATGTACAACTGTTACTCTCATAACATTATTTTGTTAACTTTGTTAGTTTCAGTAGTATTGATGTGGAAACAAATATGTAGAAAAACATGTAATTTACATGGAAGTTGATTTCGaaacctcgggggggggggggggctcaaaGCCCCTAACCAGTAGATTTGGTTGCCCCTTATTTAAGGGGCATTTTCCCAATGAAAAGGTCTTTTGGGTATTATATTTCCCTATAATTTTAAGCTATATCCTCCTCCCCCAAGCCTCAAAACCCCAAACCATTTAAAGGATGAGTACCCCATGAATCTAGGAGTCATCTCTTGACATCCTCCATTGTTCCTCTCCTCTCATCCCTCTATAGTATAATTATCTTTGGATGAGATTCGTGAGAGAGGGATTTAGCATTAGtttgttctttctttgcacttgTTTCATTGGTTTGAGCTCTGCGTGTTGATTTATTCGGGTGAGAACCCCTGagcttgttactcttggaggccACCACCTCCTAGACAGTTTGGTGATTATTGCCTTGGTAACCCCTTTGTGGAGTTTGTGAAGAGGTCCCAGTTGCCCCTTTTGGGGATTGTCAAGTGGTTATTGAGCTTGACATCTTTGGAGTGGAGGAAGAGGATACTCATAGCGAAGGTGTGCTCATACTTAGTTTAGTGGGGCCTCAGAGAACAAGGCTAGAAGATTGGTCTTTGAGGGCCTTTACGATCTTGCGCCTCTCCAGGGAGACTAGAGTACGAGTGACTACTTGAACTTGAGTAAACGATTGGTTGTCTCGTGCCCCCTTCACTTTGCGTAACTCATACTTGCTACTATTGATTTAAATTGTGCTTAGTGTGAATTATTAGCTCCTATCATTCATTTCAATATCTTGCTATTATCCTCTGTTTCCTTATCTTATGTAAGTTTGTCCAACATACATGTGCTTGCATGTATCTTTGTTGTGCACATCTTGTTTAGCTTAAGTTTTTGGTGCAGTTAATTAATGTATTTAAAAATTGTGCTTGAAAATTAGCCACCTAGCTAGTTTATTTCCGCATTAGCATAAAGTCAAATCTATAAAAAAATCCTATTCACATTCCCCTCCGGGCAACATCTTGGGATGTTTCAGAGGCTTTTGTATGTGAGATTAAACATATGGAGCACAAAATATTTAATCAGACAAGTTGACCATCAGAAATTTAATATAGAAAACAAAGAACATTTGAATATTTGAAAATAACATGCACATCTTAGTTAAGAGCGCAGGCGTGCAAAATTCAATTTGTTAAATATAACATAAAATAAATTCTAAAGTTAAATCCGGATGGAACGTTTATGCCTAGACAGAGTCATGGTGGCAAGGGCGTGGTTGCCCGCGACTCTCATGGCAGTCGTGTTGACTGGGGCGGACCCACATTGGGTCGAGTAGGCCTAGGCCCCCAGTCAGTTTCTATTTCTCTAGCTTTGAAGCCCAACTTTTTACTAGTTGGGACCTCAGATAGCAAATCAAATGTGCCCTCCTTCACTTGGGCCTCCACTGAAATTTTGGGCATGTGTCGTCTACCCCTGCACGTGTGAAGGATATTGGAAGTGCCTTTGCTGAGGAGTTATGTGCTACCGTGATGATTTAATTTGGTTGTTGTTCTTATCCAAATTGAAGTTCGAACGGATGCAAAGCTAGTTAAGCTTTCACTGGATATTGGAAGTGCATTTGTTGAGGAGTTATGTGCTACCGAGGTGATTTAATTTAGCTGCGGTGCTTGGAGCTATCTAAATTGAAGTTTGAACATATGCAAAGCTAGTTATGCTTGCATTGAATAGGAAGCAGGTGAATTTCACGCGGCAGGCCATTGCCATTAACGAGCTAAGGGCATCCAACACAAACCCCCAAAAGGACATCGCAAATGTCTGCGGGCATGTCCGGGACGTGTGCACGGACAGGATAGGGGGTGGAGTCATCCAATGCTATCCCATATTTATCCGGTTTCATCCATCTACGCATGTGCATGTCGAGGTTGAGGAGGGACGGGGGTGTTCTGATGTCCCACATGGTGGCTTTTGGTTGGCTGGGCAGATGTCGGGAAAGCCCCCCAAGTTTGCTACGGCTTTGCCGGAATTTGGATGTTCGGAAGCGTTCGCGGACGTTTGAGGGATAGTATTGGATGTTTTCCATGCCCCAGGCCATGACAGAGTCTTGTCGGTGGTCTCCAAATGGTTCAAATTACAGTATCTGAATGTAAGTTTATGCCTGCCTACCCAGGAAACCCACTATTTACAGCACACGGTCGTTCAACACACATACCCCGGGCCCCGAGTAACTCAAATTACTACAAACGTAATTTATTTATTAAAATGGACAAACATACATGAATCAGGTCTAGAGAGGTGACATCTCCCGTCGGTCTGTCACGATGACACAAGCCTGGCATCTTATCTTAAATTAGCCATAGCTAGCGTGTGAGACTGATCAAAACTCAATAGCACCATCCGGAAGCTGCAGTCGCCGGGGCGACGAAGGCGACTCCCATGTCGTGATCACGCTTATGCTTCGCCTGAACTAAGTTCGTTCGAAGGCTCGCCTCCTGCATCTGCAGCACCGGACTCACACAAGAATTGAATAGTTAAGCAGAAATGTAGATATAGTGCAACTAGTCGACGTACGAATGGCACTTAGAAAAGCAAAGGAGTATTGCGTGAGAAAGATCGATCGAATCGGTCCAAAAAGTGAAAGAAGTTCAGTACGGTACAAGATTCAGAGTAGGTCTGTTCCGGTGAAACATCACTGGGGGCAGAAAAAACGACGTGCCACCAACACCCACCTGCAAGCGAGTGACGATCCTGGACAGCCGCATGGCTTCCTCGAGCCCTTCCACCTCCTGCCGTATCGTGCTTGCAAGCTCGCCTAGCGCGCCGCTCGTCGCTCCGGCCTGCAGAAAGGCGCCGGCGACATGCAGTCACACCGGAGTCGAGTACGTACGTGAAGAGAACGTGCAGGAACCGGGGAAACTTTATATTTGCCGTGATTGTTGCGTGCGTACCGTGGCGTAGAACGTGTCGGCGTTGGCTTCGATCTCGGTCACCGTGCCCACGCAGGCGAACATGATCTCGTGGAGCGACTCCATGTCGACCTGCATGCAAAGTGTTGCGCCCTAGCTGTCAGATGGAGGGGAGTGAGAGGTAAACaagtgtgtgtgtgcgcgcgcgctgTGTTATGGGGGAGTGCGTCTGCATACTTGGGCGCCGGCGGTTACGGGGAGAGGTGTGCAGGCGGCGGAgagggcgccggcgaggtcgGTGACGGCGTCGGAGTGGGGCTTGTCGAGCGACTCCCATGGTGCGAGGAGGGGGAGCTGCGGCCGCAGCAGCCTTTCCAGCTTCAGtttctgccgccgccgctgcgccACGATCCGCTTCGCCGCATGGATGTTGCGCAGCTCCGCCACGCGGAGCCACGTGTAGAACAGCTTGTTCTGCATGCATGCAGGTGCCATGACCATCCATCACCTCACCAATATACTCGGCCGCTGAAGGACACGATGCGTGCATGGCTCACCTCGGCTGCGGAGGTCGCGCGGGCGACGGCCTTCTCCATCCGAGCGTTGGCGAACCGCCACTGCAGCAGCCGCGTGGCGAGCACGCGCGCCCGGTGCACCGTCTCCTCCTTCTCGGACCCCTCCCTCTTCCGCGCCATCATGTCCCTCAGCGCGCCAGCCGATACTTTATCCGCCGGGGTTTCGTCCGGCGACGCCCCCCCGGTGCTCCGCCTCCGCCTCGTCGGCTCCCAGGGGCCTTGCCTCGCACCGACGCCGGGCTGTGGCGGCGACCGGCGGGGGGATAGCGTCACCGCCCCGGCGTCCGCGCCGTGGACAGTGTTCTGGTCCTTGCTGCTCAGTGCCCGGCGGGGCGGCTGCGCGGCTGCATCGGCGTCGCCGGGGCTTGGCTTCTTCTTGTGGCCGAACGAGGCCGCCTTGCGGAGGGAGCGTGCGAAGTTGGCCGAGGAGAAGAGCGGCGCGGCGCGCATCCCGTCGTAGGCGAACGCCCCAGCGCCGGCGCGGGAAGCAGAGCTGGAGCTGCGCCCCAGCCGGCGCGCGGACGCCGTCTGCGGCCTAGGGATGCTACCGCCGGCGGACTCCATAGACGACGGAGGCCGATAAATTAATAAATATATAAAATTACGAATACACAAATAAGTTAATAAattatataaataaataaataaaattaagCTTCTCCGAATGGATCAGAGCAAGCGCGGTGTTCGCAGCATCCTAAAGACTAGGGGGGAGAAGAATGAAAGATGCATCACAAGGACACTAGCCGGCTCCAAAACGCCACTAGATATAGGTGGAGAACAGGTGGTTCTTCCATTCCATGCACGCGAGGACGCGTCCCTCTCATGAGGCACGACGGAGCAACCAGATGCCATATATTCTCGACCTGTCGACCATCTCCTCAAATCTTTCCTGGTCGTACGTCTAATAGTTACTCGTACTCATCACACCATCAGATCATTTCACTTGTGACTTTTGATTGTGTGCACACCATCACCATGGAAAGTTCTTTCAGCATGTTTTTCCAGATGCATGTGTTCTGGAAGTGGTGGGGTTTGGTGGGAGAAAGGGAGAGGGCGGGCAGGTGTACGCCATCTGTTGAGTGCCGGTACGCCATGGTGACCTAGAATCCTTTTCAATTTGGCCGTGCGCAAGCTGCAATTTCTTTTCGTACCCGCTAGCCTCCCGGGTCGCTTCCAGCGACTCTGCAGGCGCCGCCGCAGCTACCTTCGGAGGCCCTTCCACGCAGCCCCGTTTACCTTGCCGCCGCTGGAGAGGAGGCCGGCcgccggcggacggcggcggcggggtgtccCAGCCCGTTTTTTTCTATTC is drawn from Aegilops tauschii subsp. strangulata cultivar AL8/78 chromosome 1, Aet v6.0, whole genome shotgun sequence and contains these coding sequences:
- the LOC109759533 gene encoding QWRF motif-containing protein 7: MESAGGSIPRPQTASARRLGRSSSSASRAGAGAFAYDGMRAAPLFSSANFARSLRKAASFGHKKKPSPGDADAAAQPPRRALSSKDQNTVHGADAGAVTLSPRRSPPQPGVGARQGPWEPTRRRRSTGGASPDETPADKVSAGALRDMMARKREGSEKEETVHRARVLATRLLQWRFANARMEKAVARATSAAENKLFYTWLRVAELRNIHAAKRIVAQRRRQKLKLERLLRPQLPLLAPWESLDKPHSDAVTDLAGALSAACTPLPVTAGAQVDMESLHEIMFACVGTVTEIEANADTFYATAGATSGALGELASTIRQEVEGLEEAMRLSRIVTRLQMQEASLRTNLVQAKHKRDHDMGVAFVAPATAASGWCY